A region from the Variovorax paradoxus genome encodes:
- a CDS encoding adenylate/guanylate cyclase domain-containing protein, whose translation MDVNSTVVFADLTGSSRVFEAMGNARATDMVTRLTHWIGSICEAHEGRVVKSLGDGVFAIFSNAATAMQAVIELQRYHQKRLMAWPVPLRMALQIGVASGEVVEVEGDCFGDAVNLASRLSDLAGPGQIWATDTAIAQLGETGVRHRDLGLITIRGRSEMSAVHRIDWQEEMTSLLTLPAALAPPRPPDSSPGQIELAWLDVRAMFRTEELPIHLGRVHDAQFVVNDPRVSRLHARIELRHGSCVLTDLSTYGTWVRFHGNGAPSHEVALRREECVLHGRGEIGLGAPLSDFTAPTIAFNTAGAEVQLSRREITS comes from the coding sequence ATGGACGTCAATTCCACAGTCGTTTTCGCGGACCTGACCGGAAGCTCCAGGGTTTTCGAGGCCATGGGAAATGCGCGCGCCACCGACATGGTGACGCGGCTGACCCATTGGATCGGCAGCATCTGCGAGGCCCACGAGGGCCGGGTGGTGAAGTCGCTCGGCGACGGCGTGTTTGCCATTTTTTCCAATGCCGCCACGGCCATGCAGGCCGTGATCGAGCTGCAGCGCTACCACCAGAAGCGCCTCATGGCCTGGCCGGTGCCGCTGCGCATGGCGCTGCAGATCGGCGTGGCGAGCGGCGAGGTGGTCGAGGTCGAGGGCGACTGCTTCGGCGACGCGGTCAACCTGGCTTCGCGCCTGAGCGACTTGGCCGGACCCGGCCAGATCTGGGCCACCGACACGGCCATTGCGCAGCTGGGCGAAACCGGCGTCCGGCATCGCGACCTGGGCCTCATCACCATCCGCGGACGCAGCGAAATGTCGGCCGTCCACCGCATCGACTGGCAAGAGGAAATGACGTCGCTCCTCACGCTGCCGGCCGCGCTGGCGCCGCCGCGGCCGCCCGATTCGTCGCCGGGCCAGATCGAGCTGGCATGGCTCGACGTCCGCGCCATGTTCCGCACCGAAGAGCTGCCGATCCATCTCGGGCGGGTGCACGACGCGCAGTTCGTGGTGAACGATCCGCGCGTCTCGAGGCTGCATGCGCGCATCGAACTGCGGCACGGCAGCTGCGTGCTGACCGATCTGAGCACCTACGGCACCTGGGTGCGGTTTCATGGCAACGGCGCGCCGAGCCACGAAGTCGCGCTGCGTCGCGAGGAATGCGTGCTGCACGGACGCGGCGAGATCGGCCTTGGCGCGCCGCTGAGCGATTTCACCGCGCCGACCATCGCCTTCAACACGGCGGGCGCCGAGGTGCAACTTTCGCGCCGCGAGATCACGAGCTGA
- a CDS encoding response regulator codes for MNVLIVDDNEAAADLLQELLTLQDHTARCTYTAQQAMDAAAEERFDAALIDLTLPDFSGAEVARRLRSAAADRGPRLLVAISGFSQEEAGGAATRNLFDHHLQKPIDMGELSAILSAPR; via the coding sequence ATGAATGTGCTGATCGTCGATGACAACGAAGCTGCGGCAGACCTGCTGCAGGAACTCCTGACGCTGCAGGACCATACCGCTCGCTGCACCTACACGGCGCAACAGGCCATGGATGCCGCTGCCGAGGAGCGCTTCGATGCGGCGCTCATCGACCTCACGCTGCCCGACTTTTCCGGCGCAGAGGTGGCGCGGCGGCTGCGATCGGCAGCGGCGGACCGCGGCCCGCGGCTGCTCGTGGCTATTTCGGGTTTTTCGCAGGAAGAGGCGGGCGGCGCCGCAACGCGGAACCTGTTCGACCACCATCTTCAGAAGCCCATCGACATGGGCGAGCTGTCCGCCATCCTGTCCGCGCCGCGCTGA
- a CDS encoding hybrid sensor histidine kinase/response regulator yields MPIEVESKLLIVDDLPENLLALEALIRGPGRAVYRASSAEEALALLLDHEFALAILDVQMPGMNGFELAELMRGTERTRHIPIIFVTAAGRDSNYAFQGYESGAVDFLYKPLDAHAVTGKVNVFVDLHCHRKALRHEMDALAVANRKQEELVQQLRHTQHELEHAVRMRDDFMSMVSHELRTPLNTLYLETQLRQLHVSKGNLESFAVDRLPGMIERDQRQIRNMVRLIDDMLDVTRMRRDALSIQPQPVDLAALARAVVEGLKQQAEAAGSDIALEAPRELRGVWDEFRIEQVLTNLLTNALRYGGGKPVEMVLHELDGTAHITVRDQGIGIAPEDQERIFEQFERTDDSRKHAPGLGLGLYITRKIVGLHCGRIEVESRPGEGSLFHVELPLQAAAKAATQVQA; encoded by the coding sequence ATGCCCATTGAGGTCGAAAGCAAGCTGCTGATCGTCGATGACCTGCCCGAGAACCTGCTTGCGCTCGAGGCCCTGATTCGCGGCCCGGGGCGTGCGGTGTACCGCGCCTCCTCGGCCGAGGAGGCCCTTGCGCTGCTGCTCGACCACGAGTTCGCGCTGGCCATCCTCGACGTGCAGATGCCCGGCATGAACGGCTTCGAGCTGGCCGAGCTGATGCGCGGCACGGAGCGCACGCGCCACATCCCGATCATCTTCGTGACCGCGGCCGGCCGCGATTCGAACTACGCCTTCCAGGGCTACGAAAGCGGCGCGGTCGACTTCCTGTACAAGCCGCTCGATGCGCATGCCGTCACGGGCAAGGTCAACGTATTCGTCGACCTGCATTGCCACCGCAAGGCGCTGCGGCACGAAATGGACGCGCTCGCGGTTGCCAACCGCAAGCAGGAAGAGCTGGTGCAGCAGCTGCGCCACACCCAGCATGAACTGGAGCATGCGGTGCGCATGCGCGACGACTTCATGTCGATGGTCTCGCACGAGCTGCGTACGCCGCTCAACACCCTGTACCTGGAAACGCAGTTGCGCCAGCTCCACGTGTCCAAGGGCAACTTGGAATCCTTTGCCGTGGACCGCCTGCCCGGCATGATCGAGCGCGACCAGCGGCAGATCCGCAACATGGTGCGGCTGATCGACGACATGCTCGACGTCACGCGCATGCGAAGGGATGCGCTGTCGATCCAGCCCCAGCCGGTCGACCTTGCCGCGCTCGCGCGGGCCGTGGTGGAAGGCCTGAAGCAGCAGGCGGAGGCCGCTGGCTCGGACATTGCGCTGGAAGCGCCGCGCGAGTTGCGCGGCGTGTGGGACGAGTTCCGCATCGAACAGGTGCTGACCAACCTGCTGACCAACGCGCTGCGCTACGGCGGCGGCAAGCCCGTGGAGATGGTGCTGCACGAGCTCGATGGCACCGCGCACATCACCGTGCGCGACCAGGGCATCGGCATTGCGCCCGAAGACCAGGAGCGCATCTTCGAGCAGTTCGAACGCACCGACGACAGCCGCAAGCACGCGCCCGGGCTGGGCCTCGGGCTCTACATCACCCGCAAGATCGTGGGCCTGCACTGCGGACGCATCGAGGTGGAAAGCAGGCCCGGCGAAGGCTCGCTGTTCCACGTCGAGCTGCCGCTGCAGGCTGCCGCCAAGGCTGCGACGCAAGTACAGGCGTAG
- a CDS encoding chemotaxis protein CheB, translating into MNSNAPPSPGRRVEAVVVGASAGGIEALLVLLHGIAPPWRLPVVVVLHLPEGHQSHLAEIFAERLHIPVHEAADKMPLAPGSLYFAPPGYHLSIERDRCFSLSCEPPVRFSRPSIDVLMASAADACGPALAGFLLTGANDDGAEGLYRIHQAGGITAVQDPKEAQIPTMPQAAIARHSPDHVLALRELRALLLQLESAHAH; encoded by the coding sequence ATGAATTCGAATGCTCCCCCATCTCCGGGCAGGCGCGTCGAGGCCGTGGTGGTCGGCGCGTCCGCGGGCGGCATCGAGGCGCTGCTGGTGCTGCTGCACGGCATTGCGCCGCCGTGGCGCCTTCCCGTGGTGGTGGTGCTGCACCTGCCTGAAGGGCACCAAAGCCACCTGGCGGAGATCTTTGCCGAGCGCTTGCACATACCGGTGCACGAAGCCGCCGACAAGATGCCGCTCGCGCCCGGCAGCCTGTATTTCGCGCCGCCCGGCTATCACCTGTCGATCGAGCGCGACCGGTGTTTTTCTCTCAGTTGCGAGCCGCCCGTGCGCTTTTCGCGGCCGTCGATCGATGTGCTGATGGCCTCGGCCGCCGATGCCTGCGGGCCCGCGCTGGCCGGATTCCTGCTCACGGGCGCGAACGATGATGGCGCCGAAGGGCTCTACCGTATTCACCAGGCCGGCGGCATCACCGCCGTCCAGGACCCGAAGGAAGCCCAGATTCCCACCATGCCCCAGGCAGCCATTGCCCGCCATTCACCCGATCACGTGCTTGCCTTGCGCGAGCTTCGCGCATTGCTGTTGCAACTGGAGTCCGCCCATGCCCATTGA
- a CDS encoding CheR family methyltransferase encodes MNRNSASLPLASPLSNTEIELRLLMEAIYLRYSYDFRDYTVASQKRRVLHALAQLGLPSISALQEKVLRDPLLFGRLLEYLTIPVSEMFRDPTYFLALRRHVVPILQTYASIKVWVAGCSTGEEVFSLAILLREEGLLSRTQIYATDINPASLEKARQGIFPIESIRGYTANYQRAGGRSSFSDYYTAAYDAARFDPALCADVIFADHSLATDSVFAETQLVSCRNVLIYFNRELQDRALGLFHESLCHRGFLGLGAKESIDFSSYSERFDTHSQPERIYRKAT; translated from the coding sequence GTGAACCGAAATTCCGCCTCCCTGCCCCTCGCCTCTCCGTTGAGCAACACGGAGATCGAATTGCGGCTGCTGATGGAGGCCATCTACCTGCGCTACAGCTACGACTTCCGCGACTACACGGTGGCGTCGCAGAAGCGCCGCGTGCTGCACGCGCTCGCGCAGCTCGGGCTCCCGAGCATTTCGGCATTGCAGGAGAAGGTGCTGCGCGACCCGCTGCTGTTCGGCCGGCTGCTCGAGTACCTGACGATTCCCGTGAGCGAGATGTTCCGCGACCCGACCTACTTTCTGGCGCTGCGCCGGCACGTGGTGCCGATCCTGCAGACCTATGCGTCCATCAAGGTGTGGGTGGCGGGCTGCAGCACCGGCGAGGAAGTTTTTTCGCTGGCCATCCTGCTGCGCGAAGAGGGCCTGCTCTCCCGCACCCAGATCTACGCCACCGACATCAACCCCGCCTCGCTCGAGAAGGCGCGGCAAGGCATCTTCCCGATCGAATCGATCCGCGGCTACACGGCCAACTACCAGCGCGCCGGCGGCCGCAGCTCCTTTTCCGACTACTACACCGCGGCCTACGACGCCGCGCGCTTCGACCCGGCGCTGTGCGCCGACGTCATCTTTGCCGACCACAGCCTGGCCACCGACAGCGTGTTCGCCGAGACGCAGCTTGTCTCGTGCCGCAACGTGCTCATCTATTTCAACCGCGAACTGCAGGACCGGGCGCTCGGCCTGTTCCACGAGTCGCTCTGCCACCGCGGCTTTCTGGGGCTGGGTGCAAAGGAGAGCATCGACTTCTCGAGCTACTCCGAGCGCTTCGACACCCATTCGCAGCCGGAGCGCATCTACCGCAAGGCCACATGA
- a CDS encoding response regulator encodes MKTPTAIDPEDFDRLLSRNLKWPLLGGLIGALVFVGLIAFLLLTISRVEHTDRVTRSAGELQGRSIDMETGLRGFLITGDEGFLETYQSALPRIKSDIAALREMVLDNRQQAERIERIAALQEAWNGFAQDLIAVRRAGGNYQQAVRQGRGKQLRDDMRAEFAAFMDTEQGLRYQRNEEANRTGWLVVSVFLLFTLVFTGMVAYFGRRQLMRLSNSYDAVLRDQAAHAERLAQQAWLRSAQTELVGELVGELNANDLGRKVLAFFSRHLGSAVGALYVRERHGTLRRAASYGFSMEAEASPQVFSPTQSLVGQAAAERRRMLVEPIQADYLKVNSGLGEMPPAAVLLVPVSSDGIVNGVVELGLPGVPDARTNELLDLVAEDIGDSLAAARYREQLQDALAETQQLNEELQVQQEELRTANEELEEQSRALRASQAMLENQQAELEQTNSQLSERTEALDQRNAALRRVQRDLEDRADELQRASRYKSEFLANMSHELRTPLNSALILAKLLGDNPQGNLSPEQVKFAESIYSSGNDLLVLINDILDISKVEAGKLEVVAEKVALDKLAQSLESTFKPLAAEKQLAFRLEMQPGVPATLVTDRHRVEQILKNLLSNALKFTDSGEVTLAVFAAADGGVVFAVSDSGIGISPEQKELIFEAFQQADGTTSRRYGGTGLGLSISRDLTRLLGGTLAVQSQPGQGSTFTLQLPAVAPQAAPQDTQRAAQAPAPAPARFAAARSPVPAAPAAPTPAVPVPPPLFADDRTLPPDQVRRVLVIEDEPQFAHILYDLAHELGYRCLVAHGAADGFELAHQFLPDAILLDMRLPDSTGLGLLQRLKDSPQTRHIPVHVVSAADDAQAAALQMGAIGYAQKPATRAELMQVFARLEEKLTQKVKIVLLVEDDALQRESVIRLIGDEDIEIAAVGSGKEALALLRKRVFDCMITDLHLPDMQGSELLKRMASEEIVSFPPVIVYTGRNLTRGEEAELQRYSRSIIIKGARSPERLLDEVTLFLHKVEAELSSERQGMLKAARGRDRIFEGRTILLVDDDVRNLFALTSALEQRGAAVEIGRNGREALEKLDQAREIDLVLMDVMMPEMDGLEATRRLRADPRFEKLPVIAITAKAMKDDREQCLAAGASDYLAKPVDLERLFSLLRVWMPKMERL; translated from the coding sequence ATGAAAACCCCGACCGCGATCGACCCCGAAGATTTCGACCGCCTGCTGAGCCGCAACCTGAAGTGGCCGCTGCTCGGCGGGCTGATCGGCGCGCTGGTGTTCGTCGGCCTGATCGCGTTTCTGCTGCTCACCATCAGCCGGGTCGAGCACACCGACCGCGTCACGCGCAGCGCCGGCGAGCTGCAGGGCCGCAGCATCGACATGGAAACGGGCCTGCGCGGTTTCCTGATCACCGGCGACGAAGGCTTTCTCGAGACCTACCAGAGTGCGCTGCCAAGGATCAAGAGCGACATCGCTGCGCTTCGGGAAATGGTCCTGGACAACAGGCAGCAGGCGGAGCGGATCGAGCGCATCGCGGCGCTGCAGGAGGCCTGGAACGGATTCGCGCAGGATCTGATCGCCGTGCGCCGCGCCGGGGGCAACTACCAGCAGGCGGTGCGGCAAGGCCGGGGCAAGCAGCTGCGCGACGACATGCGCGCGGAGTTCGCGGCCTTCATGGACACCGAGCAGGGCCTGCGCTACCAGCGCAATGAGGAGGCCAACCGCACGGGCTGGCTGGTGGTGAGCGTGTTCCTGCTGTTCACGCTGGTGTTCACCGGCATGGTGGCCTACTTCGGCCGCCGGCAGCTCATGCGGCTTTCGAACAGCTACGACGCGGTGCTGCGCGACCAGGCTGCGCATGCCGAGCGGCTGGCGCAGCAGGCGTGGCTGCGCAGCGCGCAGACCGAGCTGGTCGGTGAACTGGTGGGCGAACTGAACGCCAACGACCTGGGCCGCAAGGTGCTGGCCTTCTTCTCTCGCCACCTGGGCAGCGCCGTGGGCGCGCTGTACGTGCGCGAGCGCCATGGCACGCTGCGCCGCGCCGCGAGCTACGGCTTCTCGATGGAAGCCGAGGCTTCGCCGCAGGTGTTCTCGCCGACCCAGAGCCTGGTCGGCCAGGCGGCCGCCGAACGGCGCCGCATGCTCGTGGAGCCGATCCAGGCCGATTACCTGAAGGTCAATTCGGGCCTCGGAGAGATGCCACCCGCGGCCGTGCTGCTGGTGCCCGTATCGAGTGACGGCATCGTGAACGGCGTGGTCGAGCTCGGCCTGCCGGGCGTGCCCGATGCGCGCACCAACGAATTGCTCGACCTGGTGGCCGAGGACATCGGCGACTCCCTCGCGGCGGCGCGCTATCGCGAGCAGCTGCAGGACGCATTGGCCGAAACGCAGCAGCTCAACGAGGAGCTGCAGGTGCAGCAGGAAGAACTGCGCACCGCCAATGAAGAACTCGAGGAGCAGTCGCGCGCGCTGCGGGCTTCGCAGGCCATGCTGGAGAACCAGCAGGCCGAGCTGGAGCAGACCAACAGCCAGCTCTCCGAGCGTACCGAGGCGCTGGACCAGCGCAATGCCGCCCTGCGCCGCGTGCAGCGCGACCTGGAAGACCGCGCCGACGAACTGCAGCGCGCCAGCCGCTACAAGTCGGAGTTTCTGGCCAACATGTCGCACGAGCTGCGCACGCCGCTCAACAGCGCACTGATCCTGGCCAAGCTGCTCGGCGACAACCCGCAGGGCAACCTGAGCCCCGAGCAGGTGAAGTTCGCGGAATCGATCTACTCGTCGGGCAACGACCTGCTGGTGCTGATCAACGACATCCTCGACATCTCCAAGGTCGAGGCGGGCAAGCTCGAAGTGGTGGCCGAGAAGGTGGCGCTCGACAAGCTCGCGCAGAGCCTGGAGAGCACTTTCAAGCCCCTGGCCGCCGAGAAGCAGCTGGCCTTCCGCCTGGAAATGCAGCCTGGTGTGCCTGCCACGCTGGTCACCGACCGCCACCGGGTCGAGCAGATACTGAAGAACCTGCTCTCCAACGCGCTCAAGTTCACCGACAGCGGCGAAGTGACGCTTGCTGTCTTCGCCGCGGCCGACGGCGGCGTGGTCTTCGCGGTGAGCGACTCGGGCATCGGCATTTCGCCCGAGCAGAAGGAGCTGATCTTCGAAGCCTTCCAGCAGGCCGACGGCACCACCAGCCGCCGCTATGGCGGCACCGGCCTGGGGCTTTCCATTTCGCGCGATCTCACGCGCCTGCTGGGCGGCACACTCGCGGTGCAAAGCCAGCCCGGACAGGGCAGCACCTTCACCTTGCAGCTGCCGGCCGTGGCGCCGCAAGCCGCGCCGCAAGACACGCAGCGAGCAGCCCAGGCACCCGCTCCGGCGCCGGCAAGATTTGCCGCGGCGCGTTCGCCTGTCCCTGCCGCTCCGGCTGCGCCGACGCCAGCCGTTCCAGTACCGCCGCCGCTCTTCGCCGACGACCGCACGCTCCCGCCCGACCAGGTGCGCCGGGTGCTCGTGATCGAGGACGAGCCGCAGTTCGCGCACATCCTCTATGACCTGGCGCACGAACTGGGCTACCGCTGCCTGGTTGCCCACGGCGCCGCCGACGGCTTCGAACTGGCGCACCAGTTCCTGCCCGATGCCATCCTGCTCGACATGCGCCTTCCCGACAGCACCGGGCTCGGCCTGTTGCAGCGCCTGAAGGATTCGCCGCAGACGCGCCACATTCCGGTCCACGTGGTCTCTGCCGCCGACGACGCACAGGCCGCTGCCCTGCAGATGGGCGCCATCGGCTATGCGCAGAAGCCGGCCACGCGCGCCGAGCTGATGCAGGTGTTCGCCCGGCTCGAGGAAAAGCTCACGCAGAAGGTCAAGATCGTGCTGCTGGTGGAGGACGATGCGCTGCAGCGCGAAAGCGTGATCCGGCTGATCGGCGACGAAGACATCGAAATCGCCGCCGTGGGCTCCGGCAAGGAGGCGCTTGCACTGCTTCGCAAGCGCGTCTTCGACTGCATGATCACCGACCTGCACCTGCCCGACATGCAGGGCAGCGAGCTGCTCAAGCGCATGGCATCGGAAGAAATCGTTTCGTTCCCGCCCGTGATCGTTTATACCGGGCGCAACCTCACGCGTGGCGAGGAAGCCGAGCTGCAGCGCTATTCGCGCTCCATCATCATCAAGGGCGCGCGCTCGCCGGAGCGCCTGCTCGACGAGGTCACGCTGTTCCTGCACAAGGTCGAGGCCGAGCTGTCCAGCGAACGCCAGGGCATGCTGAAGGCCGCACGCGGGCGCGACCGCATCTTCGAGGGCCGCACCATCCTTCTGGTGGACGACGACGTTCGCAACCTCTTCGCGCTCACGAGTGCGCTGGAGCAGCGCGGCGCCGCGGTCGAGATCGGCCGCAACGGCCGCGAGGCGCTCGAAAAGCTCGACCAGGCGCGCGAGATCGACCTGGTGCTGATGGATGTGATGATGCCGGAGATGGACGGCCTGGAGGCCACGCGCCGGCTGCGCGCGGATCCGCGCTTCGAGAAGCTGCCTGTGATCGCCATCACCGCCAAGGCCATGAAGGACGACCGCGAGCAGTGCCTGGCCGCCGGTGCCAGCGACTACCTGGCCAAGCCTGTGGATTTGGAGCGCCTGTTCTCGCTTCTGCGCGTGTGGATGCCCAAAATGGAGCGGCTGTGA
- a CDS encoding helicase C-terminal domain-containing protein, which produces MTTDLSTQPPEAAPDARTVSVVSVKALCAFGAKAGDLDLRFVPAPSALEGMAGHALVQGRRGDAYESEVPLVSHCGALKVRGRADGHDPREPRVEEIKTFRGDFDAIRGNHRALHWAQARCYGWMLCELHGYAHITVALVYLDLGTGEETVLEEQHTRAALQAHFELLCARYSAWAQSEAAHHAALGHALGRLEFPHGSFRAGQRELAEAVYRAAANGRCLMAQAPTGIGKTLATLFPLLKARAAQKIDKIFFLTAKTSGRAVALDAFGVLGEGCAQVRVLELTAREKVCEYPDRACNGDACPLAKGFYDRLPAAREEAAQAARLDRQALRKIALAHAVCPYFLAQEMAHWCDVIVGDYNYYFDGSAFLYATMKDAEWRAAVLVDEAHNLLERARGMYTARLDGLALEEAHRAAPASVRGALGRLYREWDTVQQAQVEPYDTCDEIPERFARTLQAANTAMGEHFAATPDAAQGPLQRFFFDALQFARLADAFDDHSVFERTLGPAHDQQQRSLAIRNLVPAPFLEPRFADAASVACFSGTLSPFEFYRDALGLPPETMLLDVASPFHSRQLRVEVAMNVSTRFRDRAGSLRSVAEIIGAQFERMPGNYLAFFSSFDYLEKACAAFLARHPGVPVWAQTRGMAEADRHGFLARFEEGGRGIGFAVLGGAFGEGIDLPGSRLIGAFVASLGLPQHNALNEITRERMQARFGKGYEYTYLYPGLQKVVQAAGRVIRTEEDRGVLHLLDDRFARAEIRQLLPPWWELRLGGPAHAGEAGGLDALR; this is translated from the coding sequence GTGACAACGGATCTTTCCACCCAGCCGCCAGAAGCGGCGCCCGATGCCCGCACCGTCTCGGTTGTCTCGGTAAAGGCCCTGTGCGCCTTTGGTGCCAAGGCCGGCGACCTCGACCTGCGTTTCGTGCCCGCGCCCAGCGCGCTCGAAGGCATGGCCGGACACGCGCTCGTGCAAGGCCGCCGCGGTGATGCCTATGAAAGCGAGGTGCCGCTGGTCTCGCATTGCGGCGCGCTCAAGGTGCGCGGCCGCGCCGACGGCCACGACCCGCGCGAACCCCGCGTCGAGGAGATCAAGACTTTCCGCGGCGACTTCGATGCCATCCGCGGCAATCACCGGGCGCTGCACTGGGCCCAGGCCCGCTGCTACGGCTGGATGCTGTGCGAGTTGCACGGCTACGCGCACATCACGGTGGCGCTGGTGTACCTCGACCTCGGCACCGGCGAGGAAACCGTGCTGGAAGAGCAGCACACGCGGGCTGCGCTGCAGGCGCACTTCGAGCTTTTGTGCGCGCGCTACAGCGCCTGGGCGCAAAGCGAAGCCGCGCACCACGCCGCGCTGGGCCATGCGCTCGGCCGGCTCGAATTTCCGCATGGCTCGTTCCGCGCCGGCCAGCGGGAACTGGCCGAGGCCGTCTACCGCGCGGCCGCGAACGGACGCTGCCTGATGGCGCAGGCGCCCACCGGCATCGGCAAGACGCTGGCCACCCTCTTTCCGCTGCTGAAGGCGCGCGCCGCGCAAAAGATCGACAAGATCTTCTTTCTCACGGCCAAGACCTCCGGCCGCGCCGTGGCGCTGGACGCCTTCGGCGTGCTGGGCGAGGGATGCGCGCAGGTGCGGGTGCTCGAACTCACCGCGCGCGAGAAGGTCTGCGAATACCCCGACCGGGCCTGCAACGGCGATGCCTGCCCGCTCGCCAAGGGCTTCTACGACCGCCTGCCCGCTGCGCGCGAGGAGGCCGCGCAAGCCGCCCGGCTCGACCGGCAGGCGCTGCGGAAAATTGCGCTGGCGCATGCCGTGTGCCCGTATTTCCTCGCGCAGGAAATGGCGCACTGGTGCGACGTGATCGTGGGCGACTACAACTATTACTTCGATGGCAGCGCCTTTCTCTACGCCACCATGAAAGACGCCGAATGGCGCGCGGCAGTGCTGGTCGACGAGGCGCACAACCTGCTGGAGCGCGCGCGCGGCATGTACACCGCCCGGCTCGACGGTCTCGCGCTCGAAGAAGCGCACCGCGCGGCGCCCGCCTCGGTGCGCGGCGCGCTCGGGCGGCTCTACCGCGAATGGGACACCGTGCAGCAGGCGCAGGTCGAGCCCTACGACACCTGCGACGAGATTCCCGAGCGCTTCGCGCGCACCCTGCAGGCCGCCAACACGGCCATGGGCGAGCATTTCGCGGCCACGCCGGATGCGGCGCAAGGGCCGCTGCAACGCTTCTTCTTCGATGCGCTGCAGTTCGCCCGGCTGGCCGATGCCTTCGACGACCATTCCGTCTTCGAGCGCACGCTGGGCCCCGCGCACGACCAGCAGCAGCGCAGCCTCGCCATCCGCAACCTGGTGCCGGCGCCGTTTCTCGAACCGCGCTTTGCCGATGCCGCATCGGTCGCCTGTTTTTCCGGCACCCTGTCGCCCTTCGAGTTCTATCGCGACGCGCTCGGGCTGCCGCCGGAGACGATGCTGCTCGACGTGGCTTCGCCGTTTCACAGCCGGCAGCTGCGCGTCGAAGTGGCCATGAACGTGTCGACCCGGTTCCGCGACCGCGCGGGGTCGCTGCGCAGCGTGGCCGAGATCATCGGCGCGCAGTTCGAGCGCATGCCGGGCAACTACCTCGCGTTCTTCAGCAGCTTCGACTACCTCGAAAAAGCCTGCGCGGCTTTCCTGGCCAGGCACCCCGGCGTGCCCGTGTGGGCCCAGACGCGCGGCATGGCCGAGGCCGATCGCCACGGTTTCCTCGCGCGCTTCGAGGAGGGCGGCCGCGGCATCGGCTTTGCCGTGCTCGGCGGCGCGTTCGGCGAAGGCATCGACCTGCCCGGCAGCCGGTTGATCGGCGCCTTCGTGGCGAGCCTGGGCCTGCCGCAGCACAACGCGCTGAACGAGATCACGCGCGAGCGCATGCAGGCGCGCTTCGGCAAGGGCTACGAATACACCTATCTCTATCCCGGCCTGCAAAAGGTGGTGCAGGCGGCCGGTCGCGTCATTCGCACCGAAGAGGACAGGGGCGTGCTGCACCTGCTGGACGACCGCTTTGCGCGCGCCGAGATCCGACAACTGCTGCCGCCCTGGTGGGAATTGCGCCTGGGCGGCCCGGCGCATGCCGGCGAAGCGGGAGGCCTTGATGCGCTCCGCTAG
- a CDS encoding alpha-ketoglutarate-dependent dioxygenase AlkB: MRSASRIQFADEPDLFGEAPAAAIEGLRYEREFLTRAEEDELLRIVQGFELREMRYKEYTARRRGISFGGSYDFENHRLRPGAAMPPALHPLRARVAAWIGKAPEDFAHMLLSEYRPGTPLGWHRDVPDFEDIVGVSLRGDAVLQLRPYPPASAAAPASLQLLIEPRSIYMLRGEARWAWQHSIAPTESLRYSITMRTRRRA, encoded by the coding sequence ATGCGCTCCGCTAGCCGCATCCAGTTTGCCGACGAGCCCGACCTGTTCGGCGAGGCGCCCGCGGCGGCCATCGAGGGCCTGCGCTACGAGCGCGAATTTCTCACGCGCGCCGAGGAAGACGAGTTGCTGCGCATCGTGCAGGGCTTCGAACTGCGGGAGATGCGCTACAAGGAATACACCGCGCGCCGACGCGGCATCAGCTTTGGCGGCAGCTACGACTTCGAGAACCATCGACTGCGCCCGGGCGCTGCGATGCCGCCGGCGCTTCATCCGCTGCGCGCCCGGGTGGCCGCATGGATCGGCAAGGCGCCCGAAGACTTTGCCCACATGCTGCTGTCCGAATACAGGCCAGGCACGCCGCTCGGCTGGCACCGCGACGTGCCGGACTTCGAGGACATCGTGGGCGTTTCGCTGCGGGGCGACGCGGTGCTGCAGCTGCGGCCCTATCCACCGGCCAGTGCCGCCGCGCCCGCCAGCCTCCAGCTGCTGATCGAGCCGCGCTCCATCTACATGCTGCGCGGCGAAGCGCGCTGGGCCTGGCAGCACAGCATTGCGCCGACCGAGTCGCTGCGTTATTCCATCACCATGCGCACGCGGCGGCGCGCATGA